One window of the Alphaproteobacteria bacterium genome contains the following:
- a CDS encoding SDR family oxidoreductase, whose product MRTLVTGGAGFIGSHVVDRLLDEGHEVIVIDNYSTGRPANIVHVARRLTVVEADIAQPGSWVGAFDKVDWVIHLAALADIVPSIQNPEGYYRANVDGTFNVLQAANAAGVKRFVYAASSSCYGIPDDFPTRETAEMRPQYPYALTKLLGEQLVMHWAQVYDLPAVSLRFFNVYGPRSRTSGTYGAMFGVFLAQKLAGKPFTVVGNGEQSRDFTYVTDVADAVYAAAASNVTSEIMNVGSGVTVSVNRVVDFLGGQRAFIPKRPGEPDKTFADISKIRSLLGWRPKTGIETGISMLLENIDYWRDAPVWEPDSIAAATSDWFKYLGKHSA is encoded by the coding sequence GTGAGAACCCTCGTCACTGGCGGAGCGGGTTTCATCGGTAGTCACGTGGTGGACCGGCTGCTCGATGAGGGTCACGAGGTCATTGTCATCGATAACTATTCTACAGGTCGGCCGGCAAACATTGTTCACGTGGCGCGGCGCCTCACTGTCGTCGAGGCTGATATTGCACAACCCGGATCGTGGGTTGGCGCCTTCGACAAAGTAGATTGGGTGATTCACCTCGCCGCACTTGCCGATATAGTGCCTTCAATCCAAAACCCCGAGGGGTATTATCGCGCGAATGTGGACGGCACGTTCAATGTGCTTCAGGCAGCAAACGCTGCGGGGGTGAAGAGGTTCGTGTACGCTGCGTCATCGTCCTGCTACGGCATTCCCGACGATTTTCCGACACGGGAAACCGCAGAAATGAGGCCGCAATATCCGTACGCGCTAACCAAGCTGCTTGGCGAGCAATTGGTGATGCATTGGGCTCAAGTATACGACCTTCCAGCGGTATCTCTGCGCTTCTTCAACGTTTACGGCCCGCGCTCGCGTACTTCAGGGACCTACGGTGCGATGTTCGGGGTTTTTCTGGCTCAAAAACTTGCGGGTAAACCGTTCACCGTTGTGGGCAATGGGGAGCAATCCCGTGACTTCACGTACGTAACAGACGTCGCCGATGCCGTTTACGCAGCGGCGGCAAGCAACGTGACGAGCGAGATAATGAATGTTGGATCGGGTGTGACAGTTTCCGTCAATCGGGTTGTTGATTTTCTTGGAGGTCAAAGAGCTTTCATACCGAAACGCCCGGGCGAGCCAGACAAGACGTTCGCCGATATCAGTAAGATTCGAAGCCTTTTGGGCTGGCGTCCGAAGACCGGCATCGAAACGGGAATATCGATGCTTCTGGAGAATATTGATTACTGGCGCGATGCTCCTGTCTGGGAACCCGATTCAATCGCTGCAGCCACCAGCGATTGGTTCAAATATCTTGGCAAACATTCGGCATGA
- a CDS encoding 3-deoxy-D-manno-octulosonic acid transferase: MSLAGTLGLSSYRVAGYLAGPVVRRKLRQRMALGKEDPQRIGERLGHTRADRPSGTLVWVHAASVGEGLAALLLIDEIHKRHTALRFLLTTSTVTSANLLASQLPPFVIHQFAPVDLPMVARRFLDHWQPDAALLLESEFWPNLLLGLAHRAIPAALVNGRVSPDSYARWSALRPVIADLLACFEVCLGQSDRDAEYLRALGALHVVATGNIKDASPPLGVDKTTLDAVQAAVGDRPRWIAASTHAGEEVVVAETHHALLHRFPNLLTIIVPRHPERGAEVCRTLDARGTTAALRSRGEEIGRDTTVYIADTLGEMGLWYRLCPIAFIGKSLIGRGGQNPLEPARLGCALLMGPHMSNFQQISTDLVSCGAARLVDDAADLQSQLGALLGDDEVRLAMIRAGQTYSAAGGMAMTATMTHLESILSRVGNGIALARK; this comes from the coding sequence ATGAGCCTAGCGGGAACGCTGGGGCTCTCGTCCTATCGCGTCGCCGGTTATTTGGCCGGACCTGTCGTGCGACGAAAATTGCGTCAGCGCATGGCGCTTGGAAAGGAAGACCCGCAGCGAATAGGAGAGCGCCTTGGACACACCCGAGCAGATCGTCCCTCGGGGACCTTGGTTTGGGTCCATGCGGCGTCGGTTGGCGAGGGCCTTGCCGCCCTGCTCCTGATCGACGAGATACACAAACGGCATACGGCCCTTCGGTTCCTATTGACGACGAGCACCGTTACGTCGGCAAACCTTCTGGCGTCCCAACTTCCTCCCTTCGTAATCCATCAATTTGCGCCGGTCGACTTACCAATGGTCGCTCGACGTTTTCTCGATCACTGGCAACCGGACGCGGCACTCCTCTTGGAATCCGAGTTCTGGCCGAACCTTTTGCTTGGGCTCGCGCATCGCGCAATCCCGGCTGCCCTGGTCAACGGTCGTGTCTCGCCTGACTCCTACGCTCGGTGGTCCGCACTTCGGCCGGTCATCGCTGACCTGCTCGCCTGTTTTGAGGTTTGTCTGGGTCAATCCGATCGCGACGCCGAGTACTTGCGCGCACTCGGGGCGCTGCACGTCGTTGCCACTGGAAACATCAAGGACGCGTCACCGCCGCTCGGGGTCGATAAGACGACGCTCGACGCGGTTCAAGCGGCAGTCGGCGATCGACCTCGTTGGATCGCGGCGAGTACGCATGCGGGCGAAGAGGTTGTCGTGGCTGAAACCCACCATGCGCTGTTGCACCGGTTTCCCAACCTGTTGACCATCATCGTACCCCGGCATCCAGAGCGGGGTGCGGAAGTTTGCAGGACGTTAGATGCCCGCGGGACTACGGCGGCCCTGCGGTCTCGGGGGGAGGAAATCGGGCGCGATACGACCGTTTACATCGCTGATACCCTTGGGGAAATGGGGTTGTGGTACCGGCTGTGCCCAATTGCTTTCATCGGGAAGTCCTTGATCGGACGAGGCGGGCAAAACCCGTTGGAACCGGCCCGACTCGGGTGTGCCCTCCTCATGGGCCCGCACATGTCAAATTTTCAGCAAATTTCTACAGACTTGGTATCCTGTGGTGCAGCCCGGTTGGTCGATGACGCCGCCGATTTGCAGTCGCAGCTTGGCGCGTTGCTCGGCGACGACGAGGTTCGTCTGGCGATGATACGGGCGGGTCAGACTTACAGTGCAGCGGGAGGCATGGCGATGACAGCGACGATGACCCACCTGGAGTCGATTCTTTCTCGCGTCGGAAACGGCATCGCGTTGGCGCGGAAATGA
- a CDS encoding MraY family glycosyltransferase → MFLAAYIFAGAFTLAGCIFGRQIGTALGVMDLPDGRRKLHAAPTPLVAGVAVMIPVVAMGLVLSQTSIWEPLYLAISGVSAFFVALGHVDDRSHIRALYRLLLSALVVGSALWAVPGLTVRVLSFSFSDQSSPIFLGSIGGAAFSVLCLVGLQNAANMADGKNGLVIGMSLIWILLLFAYTPAHMDPLLIVLAIGLVVALTFNLAGKVFLGDAGTYGLSVTIGMIALYSYNVDFVGFPADAVALMFLVPVVDTLRLIVLRTFRGRSPFSPDRDHLHHVLLALMPWHWALTTYLALVAVPSLVARYNVDWTGSLAIGTLTIYAILIAQKYRPIGVAASKPGSSST, encoded by the coding sequence TTGTTTCTGGCAGCCTATATTTTTGCAGGTGCTTTTACCCTCGCGGGTTGCATTTTTGGCCGTCAGATCGGCACTGCACTCGGCGTGATGGATTTGCCCGATGGGCGCCGAAAGCTCCATGCTGCCCCGACGCCTTTGGTGGCGGGGGTGGCGGTGATGATTCCGGTCGTCGCGATGGGACTTGTCCTGTCACAAACGTCGATATGGGAGCCGCTTTATCTCGCGATTTCGGGCGTATCGGCATTCTTCGTCGCGCTTGGCCATGTCGACGATCGCAGCCATATCCGCGCGCTTTATCGGTTGTTGTTGTCCGCACTGGTAGTCGGGTCGGCGCTTTGGGCGGTTCCTGGATTGACGGTACGCGTTCTTAGTTTCAGCTTTTCCGATCAGTCGTCGCCGATTTTCTTGGGCAGCATCGGCGGTGCCGCATTTAGCGTTCTGTGCCTAGTCGGTCTTCAGAATGCCGCAAACATGGCGGATGGTAAGAACGGCTTGGTAATCGGGATGTCCTTGATTTGGATCCTGCTCCTATTCGCCTACACCCCAGCGCACATGGATCCGCTGCTAATCGTTCTAGCGATCGGTCTCGTCGTCGCACTCACCTTCAATCTTGCGGGGAAGGTGTTTCTGGGGGACGCCGGAACCTACGGTCTCAGCGTGACGATCGGGATGATTGCCCTATACAGCTACAATGTCGATTTCGTCGGGTTTCCCGCCGATGCCGTCGCCCTGATGTTCTTGGTTCCTGTGGTCGACACGTTGCGACTGATCGTTTTGCGCACCTTCAGGGGGCGCTCGCCGTTTTCGCCCGATCGCGATCACCTGCACCACGTTCTGCTCGCGCTGATGCCGTGGCACTGGGCCTTGACGACCTATCTTGCTCTGGTTGCAGTCCCGAGCCTTGTTGCACGCTACAACGTAGATTGGACGGGTAGTTTGGCGATCGGGACGTTGACGATTTACGCGATCTTGATCGCGCAAAAATACCGGCCGATCGGGGTCGCCGCGTCGAAGCCTGGGTCGTCCTCGACCTAG
- a CDS encoding transcription termination/antitermination NusG family protein, with protein sequence MTWYVAYTQPRKERWARTNLWELGFDAYLPEYMAMRRHARRTDMVARPLFPRYLFVKSAPGSAFAAAVAASAKGVVDLVRMGSHLPTLPDRLIQEIKDREGGDGFVHLGRAPLTKGQSVRLVSGSLCDQVGIFDCHDDQDRVIILVDLLGRQVRTRVAANAIVPESA encoded by the coding sequence ATGACGTGGTATGTGGCCTATACGCAGCCGCGCAAAGAACGTTGGGCGCGAACCAATTTGTGGGAATTGGGATTTGACGCCTACTTGCCCGAGTACATGGCCATGCGGCGGCACGCTCGGCGGACCGACATGGTCGCGCGTCCGCTTTTTCCTCGGTATTTGTTCGTCAAATCCGCGCCTGGTTCGGCATTTGCGGCGGCCGTTGCGGCTTCCGCCAAAGGTGTCGTCGATTTGGTTCGAATGGGCTCCCACCTTCCTACGCTCCCCGACCGGTTGATCCAAGAAATCAAGGATCGCGAAGGTGGCGACGGTTTTGTGCACCTCGGCCGTGCCCCCCTGACAAAGGGCCAATCGGTGCGTTTGGTTTCGGGTTCTTTGTGCGATCAAGTCGGAATCTTCGATTGCCACGACGACCAGGATCGCGTGATCATTCTGGTCGACCTCCTGGGACGACAGGTTCGTACCCGCGTCGCCGCGAACGCCATCGTGCCGGAAAGCGCCTAG
- a CDS encoding winged helix-turn-helix transcriptional regulator, whose amino-acid sequence MPDQPNSAETEITLDLLSAVESDEPHSQRSLAQNLGIALGLTNAYIKRCIKRGWIKASQAPPNRYAYYLTPKGFSEKSRLTARYLKSSFSFYRHARNELDTILESCVAAGYSRVALAGRSEIAEIVILCAGQYPIEIAAIVDSGNEPTFLGIPVVKSIDDIPAVDVFIVTDMNAGQATYDELADHPAGLTIRVPKILRVNQKSTTK is encoded by the coding sequence ATGCCCGACCAACCAAACAGCGCCGAGACCGAAATCACGTTGGACTTGTTAAGCGCGGTCGAGAGCGACGAGCCGCATTCCCAGCGTAGCCTCGCACAGAATCTCGGCATCGCCCTTGGTTTGACGAATGCCTATATCAAGCGATGCATTAAGCGGGGGTGGATCAAAGCGTCGCAAGCACCACCCAACCGCTACGCCTATTACCTTACGCCCAAAGGGTTCTCCGAAAAGAGTCGCCTTACCGCGCGATACTTAAAGTCGTCGTTCAGCTTCTATAGGCACGCCCGAAATGAACTAGACACGATCTTGGAATCCTGTGTTGCCGCGGGTTACAGCCGTGTCGCCCTCGCGGGCCGGAGCGAAATAGCAGAAATAGTGATCTTGTGCGCAGGGCAATACCCGATCGAAATCGCTGCCATAGTCGATAGTGGAAACGAGCCGACCTTCCTCGGCATTCCGGTCGTGAAAAGCATAGACGATATCCCCGCCGTCGATGTCTTCATCGTGACCGACATGAACGCCGGCCAGGCAACCTACGACGAGCTTGCCGACCATCCTGCGGGATTGACCATTCGGGTGCCTAAGATTCTTCGCGTCAATCAGAAGAGCACAACAAAATGA
- a CDS encoding ATP-binding protein, translated as MELGRRLFGKETAPGSATLKGLIAALHALPQGFALFDARDKLVVCNPAFREVFEAGDDPIPDGASYAAVLRGAAVKGKIEGVRRDEETWLAERLAAHVNPENIFNLTLRTGRTFVVWEQRIPGGGTVVSLVEITSYERRDAASRTNEQKARAMLDSVFDGVLTIGADSVVDSVNARAAEIFGRPIETIIGNSVGTIFPDLPLSELIGDDALGGIRELKGRGPADAAINLEVAVSELPDTWSLQDRRRETRQTFVATIRDVTEQRALARQLQQAQRMDAIGTLAGGIAHDFNNILSIIMGYGGLIQQDLPEGTEARENADMVVQAARRARELVEQILTFSRHSDDQAKKPLDPKPVVKEVLKLIRSTVPATIEIVQEIGEDEGRLLGDVSQLHQIVMNLCTNAVHAMGAGPGRLLVSLTRENLDAEAAAAWGVRSGDFWHLSVADSGEGIAPDVLDRVFEPFFTTKERGQGTGLGLAVVHGIVTDHGGVVRAESRLGQGATFHVLLPVDDAEREALVDAPVSTALAGRGRILLVDDETLIVRMGQKILNRLGYTVVGATDSEEALETFRADPGGFDLLMTDQTMPGLTGDALIEAVRAIRPDLPVVLCTGYSQVMDEEKAKEMAIDAFVMKPLEREEVGRIVSTVLAARVG; from the coding sequence ATGGAACTAGGCCGCCGCTTGTTTGGCAAAGAAACAGCGCCGGGAAGCGCGACCCTAAAGGGTCTCATCGCGGCGCTGCATGCCTTGCCGCAAGGGTTTGCTTTGTTCGATGCCCGGGACAAGTTGGTGGTGTGCAATCCCGCCTTTCGTGAGGTTTTTGAGGCTGGCGACGACCCCATCCCCGATGGCGCCTCCTACGCGGCCGTTCTGCGAGGCGCTGCCGTTAAGGGAAAAATAGAGGGGGTTCGACGCGACGAAGAAACGTGGCTCGCGGAACGCCTCGCTGCGCATGTAAACCCTGAGAACATCTTCAATCTAACGCTTCGGACCGGTCGTACATTCGTTGTTTGGGAGCAACGGATTCCTGGCGGCGGCACGGTCGTGAGCCTCGTCGAGATTACCAGCTACGAACGCCGCGACGCCGCCAGCCGGACCAACGAGCAAAAGGCGCGGGCGATGCTCGATAGCGTCTTCGATGGCGTTTTGACGATCGGCGCAGACAGTGTCGTCGACAGCGTCAACGCCCGGGCCGCGGAGATATTCGGGCGGCCAATCGAAACCATTATCGGCAATAGTGTGGGGACTATCTTTCCCGATCTTCCGCTCTCGGAGCTTATTGGAGACGACGCGCTGGGTGGCATCCGCGAGCTCAAAGGCCGGGGCCCGGCGGACGCCGCGATCAACCTTGAGGTTGCGGTGAGCGAACTTCCCGACACCTGGTCGCTGCAAGATCGCCGCCGCGAAACCCGCCAGACCTTTGTCGCGACGATCCGCGACGTGACCGAACAAAGGGCGCTCGCCCGGCAGCTTCAACAGGCGCAGCGGATGGACGCAATCGGTACGCTGGCTGGAGGAATCGCCCACGACTTCAACAACATACTTTCGATCATCATGGGATACGGCGGCCTGATCCAGCAGGACTTGCCGGAGGGCACCGAAGCGCGGGAAAACGCAGATATGGTGGTCCAGGCGGCGCGACGGGCCCGCGAACTGGTCGAGCAAATCCTGACCTTCAGTCGCCATTCGGACGACCAAGCGAAGAAACCTTTGGATCCGAAACCGGTGGTGAAGGAGGTTCTCAAGCTGATTCGGTCGACCGTGCCGGCAACCATTGAGATCGTGCAGGAGATCGGCGAGGATGAAGGACGGCTCCTTGGAGACGTGTCTCAACTCCATCAGATTGTGATGAACCTTTGCACCAATGCAGTGCATGCGATGGGTGCAGGCCCGGGCCGGCTTCTGGTGTCCTTGACCCGTGAAAATCTGGATGCCGAGGCCGCCGCCGCTTGGGGTGTCCGAAGTGGCGATTTCTGGCACCTCAGCGTTGCCGATAGCGGCGAAGGAATTGCGCCCGATGTCTTGGACCGCGTTTTTGAGCCCTTCTTCACGACCAAAGAACGGGGACAAGGGACTGGGCTTGGCCTCGCGGTTGTCCACGGGATCGTCACCGATCACGGTGGCGTCGTGCGCGCCGAAAGCAGGCTAGGGCAGGGAGCAACGTTCCATGTCCTCCTCCCGGTGGACGACGCCGAGCGAGAAGCCCTGGTGGACGCGCCTGTGTCGACCGCCCTCGCCGGCCGCGGTCGCATTTTGCTCGTCGACGACGAGACGCTGATCGTTCGAATGGGGCAGAAAATCCTCAATCGCCTCGGCTACACGGTTGTTGGCGCAACGGATTCAGAGGAGGCGCTGGAGACCTTTCGCGCCGATCCGGGCGGTTTCGATCTGTTGATGACCGACCAGACGATGCCGGGGCTGACGGGCGATGCCCTGATCGAGGCCGTGCGGGCGATTCGACCCGACCTACCGGTGGTGCTGTGTACCGGCTACAGCCAGGTGATGGACGAGGAAAAGGCCAAGGAAATGGCGATCGACGCCTTTGTCATGAAGCCGTTGGAGCGGGAGGAAGTCGGACGCATCGTCTCCACTGTCTTGGCTGCGCGGGTGGGCTAA
- a CDS encoding DUF350 domain-containing protein, which translates to MDPVFQSFLAGFPVFIAHFALTVALLVAGIAAYMAITPHRELSLLRAGNTAAAISLGAVVIGLGLTLGVSMANSVTLFDILVWGVVALVLQLGTFFVIDRLLRGLPQRIEEGQVASAIFLAASKLAVAIVTAAALT; encoded by the coding sequence GTGGACCCCGTTTTTCAAAGTTTCCTGGCAGGCTTTCCCGTTTTTATCGCTCACTTCGCGCTAACGGTTGCCCTTCTGGTGGCCGGGATCGCGGCGTACATGGCGATCACACCGCACCGCGAACTAAGCCTTCTCCGGGCCGGCAATACCGCCGCGGCAATCTCGCTGGGCGCCGTCGTGATCGGCCTCGGGCTGACGCTGGGTGTCAGCATGGCCAACAGCGTCACGTTGTTCGATATCTTGGTTTGGGGCGTTGTCGCGCTCGTGCTGCAGCTCGGGACGTTCTTCGTTATCGACCGGCTCTTGCGCGGCCTTCCGCAGCGGATCGAAGAGGGCCAGGTCGCCTCGGCGATCTTTCTCGCCGCATCGAAGCTGGCCGTTGCCATCGTGACTGCGGCTGCGTTGACCTAG
- a CDS encoding serine protease: MRRLDVLLVLVLLVGVAVSAINDGLSPQQRRPEPTVAPSPAPSASVPPPAERRGTLPPPSSRDAGFEVESTRKSTDVSGTAFAIGSGIWMTAEHVTRSCGALFVESGAQLLPVHRLVEHPSADVAVFQTDHAGPPLALTDRLDIGQAGFHHGFPSGRPGDVTSTLVGRAQIRVRGAINRIEPAVAWAERQRFPSRLEELGGISGGPALDAEGRVVGVTVGGSERRGTVLTAAPATMREVIAQAAVVLEPGATGPRARPDPNSVTAYGDALRRDLTVAKVICLLRPPSRRPLSRR; the protein is encoded by the coding sequence GTGCGTCGTCTCGACGTCCTCTTGGTTCTGGTGTTGCTGGTGGGGGTCGCGGTCTCCGCGATTAACGACGGTCTCTCGCCGCAGCAGCGTCGCCCCGAACCGACGGTCGCACCGTCGCCCGCGCCGAGTGCCTCTGTGCCGCCGCCGGCGGAGCGTCGCGGTACCCTGCCGCCGCCTTCGTCGCGCGACGCGGGCTTCGAGGTCGAATCAACGCGGAAGTCGACCGACGTGTCGGGGACGGCATTCGCGATCGGCAGCGGGATTTGGATGACCGCGGAACACGTGACGCGATCCTGCGGCGCGCTTTTTGTCGAATCCGGTGCCCAGTTGCTCCCCGTTCATCGCCTCGTTGAACACCCCTCCGCTGACGTCGCGGTCTTTCAGACCGATCATGCCGGGCCGCCGCTGGCGCTGACCGACCGGCTCGATATTGGGCAAGCCGGGTTTCACCATGGCTTTCCCTCTGGGCGACCGGGCGATGTGACGAGCACGCTAGTCGGTCGGGCGCAGATTCGCGTGCGTGGCGCGATCAACCGGATCGAACCGGCGGTGGCCTGGGCGGAGAGGCAACGTTTTCCGTCCCGACTCGAAGAGCTCGGTGGGATCAGCGGCGGACCGGCCCTCGACGCCGAGGGCCGCGTGGTTGGCGTGACCGTTGGGGGGTCGGAGCGTCGAGGCACCGTGCTCACCGCCGCGCCGGCGACAATGCGTGAAGTGATCGCCCAGGCGGCGGTCGTTCTTGAGCCGGGCGCTACTGGCCCGCGCGCCCGGCCGGACCCGAACAGCGTGACCGCCTATGGCGACGCGTTGCGGCGCGACCTGACGGTTGCCAAAGTCATTTGTCTGTTGCGCCCACCGTCACGCCGACCGTTGTCGCGCCGTTAA
- a CDS encoding glutathione S-transferase family protein has product MGLLIDGKWSADGQIPRSKKGEFVRGDSGFRNWVSADRTTDFPAEPGRYLLYVSYACPWAHRTLIARALQGLTEAIDVAVVDWHMTDDGWHFSDRDGAIPDPVAGRAFLRDVYTASDPTYSGRVTVPVLWDLKTGRIVNNESADIIRMLNGALAGIATHPIDLYPAAHRREIDEINERIYNTVNNGVYKCGFAGSQEAYDAAFDALFATLDDLEKRLGRQRYLIGDILTEADIRLFPTLIRFDAVYVNHFKCNRQRIADYTHLQAYLRGLYRLPGIAETVNFHHIKWHYYHSHRSINPLGIVPKGPLLDFD; this is encoded by the coding sequence ATGGGACTACTGATCGACGGGAAATGGAGTGCCGACGGGCAAATCCCACGCAGTAAAAAGGGCGAGTTCGTCCGCGGCGATAGTGGGTTTCGCAACTGGGTGAGCGCCGATAGGACCACCGACTTCCCCGCCGAACCCGGACGTTACCTCCTCTATGTGTCCTACGCCTGCCCATGGGCCCATCGGACGCTCATCGCCCGGGCGCTCCAAGGATTGACCGAAGCGATCGATGTCGCGGTCGTCGACTGGCACATGACCGACGACGGCTGGCATTTCTCCGACCGCGATGGCGCCATCCCCGATCCCGTTGCCGGGCGCGCTTTTCTGCGCGATGTCTACACAGCATCGGACCCAACTTATAGCGGCCGTGTCACCGTTCCAGTCCTGTGGGACCTCAAGACCGGCAGGATCGTGAACAACGAATCGGCCGACATTATTCGAATGCTGAACGGTGCCCTCGCCGGAATCGCGACGCACCCGATCGACCTCTACCCGGCGGCCCACCGGCGTGAAATCGATGAGATCAACGAACGCATCTACAACACCGTCAACAACGGTGTGTACAAATGTGGTTTCGCCGGGTCCCAGGAAGCGTACGACGCGGCATTCGACGCCCTATTCGCGACCCTCGACGATCTGGAGAAGCGCCTTGGTCGTCAACGCTATTTGATCGGCGACATCCTAACCGAAGCCGACATTCGGCTCTTCCCGACCCTGATCCGGTTCGATGCGGTCTACGTCAATCATTTCAAGTGCAACCGGCAGCGCATTGCCGACTATACCCACCTGCAGGCCTACCTGCGCGGGCTCTACCGGTTGCCGGGTATCGCCGAGACCGTGAACTTTCACCACATCAAATGGCACTACTACCACAGCCACCGCTCCATCAATCCGCTCGGGATAGTGCCCAAGGGGCCGTTGCTGGATTTCGACTAA
- a CDS encoding N-acetyltransferase, whose protein sequence is MFEIVPERPQDSGPREALLDLAFGPDRNGRTAYRLRDGVMPVRALSYVALVDGQFQGSLRFWPILVQGARAPLLLGPLAVEPAGRGQAIGIALVRNGLRRARVLGHDLVILVGDYAYYKRFGFVHATHLNLVMPGPVEKDRLLIRKLPRGRIIGVTGPILPALPAAQS, encoded by the coding sequence ATGTTCGAGATCGTCCCCGAGCGGCCCCAGGATTCCGGTCCGCGGGAAGCCTTGTTAGACCTTGCCTTTGGACCCGACCGGAATGGACGAACGGCCTACAGGTTGCGCGACGGTGTGATGCCGGTGCGGGCGCTTTCCTATGTCGCCCTTGTCGATGGTCAGTTCCAAGGAAGCCTCAGATTCTGGCCGATTCTTGTGCAGGGCGCCCGGGCACCTTTGCTGCTAGGCCCGTTGGCCGTCGAGCCGGCCGGTCGCGGTCAAGCCATCGGCATTGCCCTTGTGCGCAATGGATTGCGGCGCGCGCGGGTTCTAGGCCATGACCTTGTGATTCTTGTCGGCGATTACGCTTACTACAAACGGTTCGGATTCGTGCATGCCACGCACCTCAACCTTGTCATGCCCGGGCCGGTAGAAAAGGACCGGCTCCTCATACGCAAGTTACCGCGCGGGCGGATCATTGGTGTCACTGGACCAATCCTCCCGGCTCTGCCTGCGGCACAAAGCTGA